Genomic DNA from Gimesia aquarii:
AGACCAACCCGAAGGGGAACGATTGGCATTCCCGTCAGTCATCACCAATATCGTAGGCCGAGCACCAACTCGTCCATGTGAATATAACAGTTCTCGTGCATCACGAATCCCGTACCCCATTCCAGTATAAGCAGCGTAATGAGAAGCCTGTTTGTGTCTCTGAATCGTATCGATATCTTCGTAACGATTCGTAATGAGCTCATCTCCTAAATCAACAGTATCTGCAACACCGTCATCATTGAGAACAGATTCGACACGGGAAGAACTATCATAGGTTACTAACCCGGTATAGTCTCCGAATTTTAACCCGCCAAGGAATTCGTTAAAGAGTGTCACTCCCTCTTTCATCGCATGGAACGGATAAATGGGAGCACGCCATAAATCTTCAGACTGATTATTCTTCTTACGTCTTTCAATCAGATAACCAACGAGAGTACGATAACCATAGTCCTTTCTGTAACCATAGTTTTTAACAGAACTATCATTTCGCACCCAGTTAATATAGTTTTTCCATGCGCTCTTATTCGCAGATCCTGTGGGTTGTCCTTTTAAATTGCCATTACTATCTTTTCCTTCCTGAGGAAATGGATATTTCAGGTTTCCATTCGCATCGACTTCATCCAAGTCGAGTGCATAAAAAACCGTTTCATCACTGTTGGAACTATTATAAGTACCATTCGCTGAGTTAATCTTTCCATAGCCTGTCGCGGGAAATTTTAGTTTCCCTGTATCCGAGTAGGTAGTCCCTGAGGCAACTAATGAATCCCAGATATCATCCAGATTCTGCTCCACAGCTGCTTTCCCCATACTTGAAGAAGACATAGCGTCAAATTGACTGTCGTAACTCATAGAACCAGAGTAGTCGAGCACAAGTACAATGTCTCGTGCTTCTATGAATGCGATTGCTGAAGTCGTAATTGATGCAGTTTTATCATTCATGAGTCCAGCAAAGAACAGTTGTAATTTTGAGTCTTCTTGACCTTCGGTTGGATTATCGCGACGCGCTGTCACCTTCACGACGTTATAAGGCTTAGCATCTTCTCCCCAATCCATATGGTCATTGCCCTGACTGTCTTTATAGTGTTTTCCAAATTCGACGTCAGTTTCAGGATCAATGTAAACGCCATTTAAACGAGCCACTTTTTCTGCCATGGCCTTAGCGGCGTCTACAGCAATTGTATTGGCGTCCTGAACTGCGCCCCCTACATCTTGACCTTGATCAATATCATTTGCAGCTTCCTGGATCGTGTTTGTAATTTGTTGAGCAGCAGCCAGGGCAGCGGCATCAACGGCATTCCGCATTCTGGTTTTGGTCATTGTGATAACGGCGATATCAATACCAAATGCCAAAAATCCCATCGTAGCGATGAGAAATGGAGCAGCCATCACCATGAACGCACCACGACGGTTTTGTTCGCCTGGCAAGTTCAACTTTTCATCATGTGTATTTTGTACCTGTTTCATCATTCCCCCCATGTTCCCCTGAAGTCAGAGTGAGACTCTTTAAAAATGTTTTCTAGTTGACAATCTTTGTCGTGCCATTATTCAAAATTAAATCCCAGACCGGATCACCATTGAGTGGCTTCGCCATTGATCCTTCCAGATTCATAATATCCGTGAGATCTGAACTTAATGCTCCCTCAGGAATCTCAATTCCAATTCGAAATAATCGATTTCGATTGGATAAGTCACTCAAGTCAAAGGTATCACCTGCACTGGGAGGATTTGGCATTGGATCAAGGGGAACTCCATCTTCATCATCGGCATGCGTGATCGTAATCGTCAGATTTGATTCATCGTTTTCAATCCCTGATGCACGCAAAAAATTACGTACATCAAGAATGATTTTATCATTCAAGTTCATTCCATTAGGTAAATCCAAACCGGCATCCATCGAAGCTAATCGCCCGGCCTGTGCTAATGACGCGTCCATGACCGTTGTTGTATGCACTGCACGGCGCACTGCAACCATTCCAAGGATTAACGCCAGAAAAACGGGCGCAATCACGGCAAATTCCACTGCAGCTACACCTTTGCGGCTTTGAAATTTGATTTCCGATTTTGTTTGATTGTTTCGAATTACTCGCATGAGTTTACTCCTGCTAACAGTGGCTTACCTGAAACGGTAATATTTTCTGCAAACAAAATTGTTGCAGAGATTTATTCGTGACGCCTGACAGTATGCCCAGACAACATAAGACTCTCTTCATGACTTGCTGCTGCTGCGGCCTCTACCGGGTCAACAAAAAATGAGCTTAGTAGTCGAACATCTTTATACGGAACTTCCACACGAACGATAAATAATTGCGCTTTTTCAGCGTTTGCAAGATTCATGTCGGGAAGGGCAGCAAAATCGATTTGTGAAACATCGACACCTTCTGTGTCAAACATACTGGCATTTTTCACCATGATTGTGGCAAGATTTGAATCAAAAACGGTATCAAGTAATGATTTGACTTTCGTTTCCACCTGTGCTGTTGTAACACCCTCAAGACGACCTAATTTCGCGCCTTCCTGTGTTGCTTCCTGAATGATATTGGATACCACGTAGGCATATCCAAATTCGAAAATGGCATAGACAAATGCCAGAAAAACAGGAGCTACGAACGCTAATTCGACTAAAGTCGCCCCAGAGCGTCCTTCACAATTTTTTTGATTCAATGCCTGTCGGCGATGCCGCGTCAACATCTCAGTCCTCTTGAAAATATTAGTATTGAT
This window encodes:
- a CDS encoding TadE/TadG family type IV pilus assembly protein, whose product is MRVIRNNQTKSEIKFQSRKGVAAVEFAVIAPVFLALILGMVAVRRAVHTTTVMDASLAQAGRLASMDAGLDLPNGMNLNDKIILDVRNFLRASGIENDESNLTITITHADDEDGVPLDPMPNPPSAGDTFDLSDLSNRNRLFRIGIEIPEGALSSDLTDIMNLEGSMAKPLNGDPVWDLILNNGTTKIVN
- a CDS encoding vWA domain-containing protein, which translates into the protein MMKQVQNTHDEKLNLPGEQNRRGAFMVMAAPFLIATMGFLAFGIDIAVITMTKTRMRNAVDAAALAAAQQITNTIQEAANDIDQGQDVGGAVQDANTIAVDAAKAMAEKVARLNGVYIDPETDVEFGKHYKDSQGNDHMDWGEDAKPYNVVKVTARRDNPTEGQEDSKLQLFFAGLMNDKTASITTSAIAFIEARDIVLVLDYSGSMSYDSQFDAMSSSSMGKAAVEQNLDDIWDSLVASGTTYSDTGKLKFPATGYGKINSANGTYNSSNSDETVFYALDLDEVDANGNLKYPFPQEGKDSNGNLKGQPTGSANKSAWKNYINWVRNDSSVKNYGYRKDYGYRTLVGYLIERRKKNNQSEDLWRAPIYPFHAMKEGVTLFNEFLGGLKFGDYTGLVTYDSSSRVESVLNDDGVADTVDLGDELITNRYEDIDTIQRHKQASHYAAYTGMGYGIRDARELLYSHGRVGARPTILVMTDGNANRSPSGWSLPGTWSWDEVTDFDGDGNSDYSTSSKSKQYAFWQAVEAANMGYTVHTMTVGKGADRNLMQAIAKACNGIWIDAPGGATIEDMRDQLLVAFGKIAANVPPAKLLADPENDF
- a CDS encoding TadE/TadG family type IV pilus assembly protein, with product MLTRHRRQALNQKNCEGRSGATLVELAFVAPVFLAFVYAIFEFGYAYVVSNIIQEATQEGAKLGRLEGVTTAQVETKVKSLLDTVFDSNLATIMVKNASMFDTEGVDVSQIDFAALPDMNLANAEKAQLFIVRVEVPYKDVRLLSSFFVDPVEAAAAASHEESLMLSGHTVRRHE